The following are encoded together in the Montipora foliosa isolate CH-2021 chromosome 12, ASM3666993v2, whole genome shotgun sequence genome:
- the LOC137979886 gene encoding DNA polymerase alpha subunit B-like, with translation MVTDEDIEQEFEEFSVSIDDLTVLDKLKELCVLFRLSPSELVEEWIAHATGVGCNHEPTLLTLVEFERKQSLPKERKRSKQLSINQEDTKHLMFDKNNIDELINEEDEQLFECYQTPGKGAVKRPHTTPEAPINKRHTSIGRSPSPAVFSTSTFSPVSATPSVKYGSRSNSGEVVFTFNPSGADPEQVIRQHIPTSGLTVQHANPEMALVKNYKYMFQKQAEKAVVLSDLIDDMAEKLQQSLKVEEFSNLSVQSQEEVPVIGRICCDSNGKLNVQSVLLEGSQELSGGTRVKLDLSEVRQFALFPGQIVAAEGVNSTGEKLVVNKICTGMQLPFWSSLEPNPVKSLSQVSEPFLMMVAAGPFTTSDSLLYEPLADLMKTVENDKPDLLILLGPFVDSKHDQIVNGDLKEPFEDLFEKQVQEIVKATEKLSSTVVFVPSHRDVHHDFVYPQPPFSTKVNLGELPERIHFVSDPCTIVVNGVTIGLTSTDILLHLGSEETVCPPGSSDRLGRLVKHILYQHSYYPLHPPAEDVNLDYEQFEKYALLPCNPDILILPSDLRYFAKDTVGSLCLNPGRLAKGLVGGTYAKLWINPSPNHLDKSSSHILPSSLVRVIRI, from the exons ATGGTGACTGACGAAGACATTGAGCAAGAATTCGAGGAGTTTTCTGTCAGCATAGACGATCTCACGGTACTTGACAAAT TAAAAGAACTTTGTGTCCTATTCCGTCTGAGTCCCTCTGAGTTGGTTGAAGAATGGATTGCCCATGCAACAGGCGTTGGCTGTAATCACGAACCTACACTATTAACTCTGGTAGAGTTTGAGCGTAAG CAAAGCCTGCCAAAAGAGAGGAAACGTTCGAAGCAGTTGAGCATAAACCAAGAAGACACCAAGCACTTAATGTTTGATAAAAATAACATTGATGAACT CATAAATGAAGAAGATGAGCAATTGTTTGAATGCTACCAAACTCCTGGAAAG GGTGCTGTTAAAAGGCCACATACAACTCCAGAAGCACCAATAAATAAAAGGCACACATCTATTGGACGAAGCCCCAGCCCTGCTGTGTTCTCTACATCCACCTTCTCTCCTGTGAG TGCCACTCCATCAGTAAAGTATGGTTCACGTTCCAACTCTGGAGAGGTTGTATTTACCTTTAATCCAAGTGGTGCTGATCCTGAGCAGGTTATCAGACAACACATTCCCACATCCGGCCTGACAGTACAGCATGCAAACCCAGAAATGGCTTTAGTGAAAAATTACAAGTACATGTTCCAAAAACAGGCAGAGAAAGCTGTTG TACTTAGTGATCTTATTGATGATATGGCAGAAAAACTACAACAAAGTTTGAAGGTTGAGGAGTTTTCTAACTTGTCTGTTCAATCTCAG GAGGAAGTCCCCGTCATTGGCCGAATCTGCTGTGATTCAAATGGAAAACTGAATGTGCAGTCTGTACTTTTAGAAGGTTCACAGGAGCTGTCAGGAGGAACAAGGGTCAAGTTAGACCTTTCGGAAGTACGACAGTTTGCACTTTTTCCAGGCCAG attGTTGCAGCAGAGGGAGTGAACAGCACTGGTGAAAAGTTGGTTGTGAACAAGATTTGCACA GGAATGCAGCTTCCTTTCTGGTCGTCACTGGAACCTAATCCTGTCAAGTCGTTAAGCCAAGTGTCAG AACCATTCTTGATGATGGTGGCTGCTGGTCCGTTCACAACGTCAGACAGCCTGCTTTATGAACCTCTAGCTGACCTGATGAAGACAGTTGAAAATGATAAACCAGATCTCCTTATTTTA TTGGGACCCTTTGTTGATTCTAAACATGATCAAATTGTG AATGGTGATCTGAAAGAACCATTTGAagatttgtttgaaaaacaagTTCAGGAGATTGTAAAAGCTACAGAGAA GCTATCCAGTACTGTGGTGTTTGTGCCATCACATCGGGATGTGCATCATGATTTTGTTTATCCACAGCCACCATTTAGTACGAAAGTAAATCTGGGAGAACTACCAGAG AGAATCCATTTTGTGTCAGATCCTTGCACCATTGTTGTAAATGGTGTGACCATAGGGCTTACCTCCACGGATATATTATTACATTTGGGTAGTGAAGAGACAGTCTG tccaCCTGGTTCATCAGACAGACTTGGTCGTCTTGTTAAACACATTCTTTATCAGCACAG CTATTACCCACTTCATCCTCCTGCTGAGGACGTCAACTTGGACTACGaacaatttgaaaaatatgcattgcTTCCTTGCAATCCTGACATCTTGATTCTTCCATCAGATCTTCGATACTTCGCCAAG GATACTGTTGGCTCTCTGTGCCTGAACCCAGGCCGACTTGCCAAAGGCCTTGTGGGCGGGACTTATGCCAAATTGTGGATTAATCCATCTCCAAACCATTTAGACAAGTCGTCGTCGCATATTCTTCCAAGTTCTTTGGTTCGGGTGATCCGAATATAA